One Williamsia phyllosphaerae genomic window, GACGTCACCGGGCCGGATTTCCTGGACACCGTCCGTGGTCGCGACCAGTCCGATGCCGTCGGTGACGTACAGGGTCTGGCCCTTCGGGTGGTGGTGCCAGGCGGTGCGTGCACCGGGTGCGAAACGCACGTGCGCGCACGCCACCGCGGATTGCTCGTCGTTGTTCCGGATGCCGTCGATCTGCACGGTGCCGGTGAACCAGTCCTCGGGGCCGGCCCCCGTCTGTCCGCTGCTCTGAGTGAACTTCATTCCGATTCTCCTTCGTTGCGGATACTTCGTATCCGCTTATGACGACGGTAGCACGCAAACGGATGCCCGGTATCCGCTTGGGGGGTACTCTTCGTCCATGACCGCCCGAGGCGATGGCACCCTGCGGCGAGATGCCGCGCAGAACCGTGATCGGCTGTTGGCCGCGGCGGGTGAACTCTTCGCCGAACGTGGCCTGACGGTCACCCTGAACGACATCGCACATCGCGCGGGTGTCGGTGTCGGGACCGCCTACCGGCGGTTCGCGAACAAAGAGGCGGTCATCGACGCCCTCTTCGAGGAGCAGCTCCGCGACATCGCGGCGCTGGCCGAGGAGGCGCTGGCGGAGCCCGACGCGTGGGTCGCGTTGGTCCGGTTCATCGAGCAGTCGCTCGACAAGCAGTTCGGTGACCGGGGGCTCAACGAGTTGATGAACGCCCCGGCGTTGGGGCTCGACCGCATCGACGCCGCACGCGATGAGATCGCCCCACTCCTGACGAAGCTGGTCGAGAGAGCCGTGGCGGAGGGGGTGGTGCGACCGGACTTCGATCAGAGCGACATCATCGTCCTCCAGCTCGCGCTCTCGTCGATCATGCACAGCTCACGTGCCGTCGCCCCGGAACTCTACCGACGCCACCTCACCATCTTTCTCGACGGCATCAAGGTCGACCGTGCGGGATTCACCCGGCTGCCCGTCGAGGCCATGAGCTCGGAGCAGACCCACGTCGCGATGACAGGTCGACGCGACGCAACGCCGGTCACCGGGTCGTGAACATCGCCTTCAGGAGGCGGTCGACAACGGGGCCCGGGAGGTAATGCAGGAGTGACCGTCGCAGGTCCGCGCGCACGGAGTAGTGCGCGCGTGGGCGCGTGCTGGTCGCCGCCGTCCACACGACCTCGGCCAGCACCGCCAGGTCGTGTGCGCGCGACTGCTCCTTGACCGCGAGGGCGCCCACCCGCCCGATGAGGTCGGGGAACAGCGTGGAACGGCTCCTGGCGTGGTCGAAAGCGGCATCGATTCCGTTGACCATGTCGGTCCGGAAGGGGCCGGGTCGGATGGTGCTGACCGGGATGTCGAGGAACATCAGCTCTCGCCGGAGCGCGTCGGAGTACGCCTCGACGGCGTGCTTGGTGATGGCATAGGGCCCGTTGAGCATGAGTGCCTTCTGCCAACCGGTTTCGGAACTGATGGTGATCACCCGTCCACGTCCACGCCGGATCAGCGGGAATGCGGCTTTCACCACCCGATACGTGCCGAGCAGGTTGACGTCGATCAGCTGGCGCAGTTCGCTCTCATCGATCTCTACGACAGATCCCACGCGCATGATGCCTGCAAAGGTGACGACGGCATCGAGTCCGTTCGGCGCGTGGCGTTCTGCGTCGGCCATCGCAACGTCGACCGATTCGGTGTCGGTCACGTCCATCTCGAAAGGGATCACCCCGGGCGTGGCTGCCGGTTTCGTGAGGTCTGCTGCGAGAACCGTCCATCCGCGATCGGCGAACACGGTGGCGGTCGCGCCGCCGAGTCCTCCGCCGGCGCCGGTGATCAGGACGGTCCCGGTCATCGGGCCTGCGCGGTGTCGGCGGCGAGAATGCAGTGCGTTCGCGAGTAGATGGTGGGCATGCACTCGTTGCAGTGCGTGCACAGGGAACGGGTGGTGCGCTCGGCCTGCAATCGATTGATCAGATCTGGTTGTCGGAGCAGGGCCCGGGCCATGGCCACGTACTCGAACCCCTCGTCCATCGCGAGATCCATTGTCTCCGTCGTCGTGATCCCGCCGAGCAGGATCAACGGCATCGTCAACTCGTGCCGGAACTGGCGAGCCATGTCGAGGAGAAACGCCTCGCGGTAGGGGTATTCGCGAAGGAACGGCCCGGCCAGTCGCATGGCCCAGCCCATCGGCGGCGGAAAGGC contains:
- a CDS encoding (R)-mandelonitrile lyase; amino-acid sequence: MKFTQSSGQTGAGPEDWFTGTVQIDGIRNNDEQSAVACAHVRFAPGARTAWHHHPKGQTLYVTDGIGLVATTDGVQEIRPGDVVYIEPGEIHWHGATSERFMAHVAIQEADDRGEVVTWLEHVTDDEYLRHGRDV
- a CDS encoding TetR/AcrR family transcriptional regulator yields the protein MTARGDGTLRRDAAQNRDRLLAAAGELFAERGLTVTLNDIAHRAGVGVGTAYRRFANKEAVIDALFEEQLRDIAALAEEALAEPDAWVALVRFIEQSLDKQFGDRGLNELMNAPALGLDRIDAARDEIAPLLTKLVERAVAEGVVRPDFDQSDIIVLQLALSSIMHSSRAVAPELYRRHLTIFLDGIKVDRAGFTRLPVEAMSSEQTHVAMTGRRDATPVTGS
- a CDS encoding SDR family NAD(P)-dependent oxidoreductase, with translation MTGTVLITGAGGGLGGATATVFADRGWTVLAADLTKPAATPGVIPFEMDVTDTESVDVAMADAERHAPNGLDAVVTFAGIMRVGSVVEIDESELRQLIDVNLLGTYRVVKAAFPLIRRGRGRVITISSETGWQKALMLNGPYAITKHAVEAYSDALRRELMFLDIPVSTIRPGPFRTDMVNGIDAAFDHARSRSTLFPDLIGRVGALAVKEQSRAHDLAVLAEVVWTAATSTRPRAHYSVRADLRRSLLHYLPGPVVDRLLKAMFTTR